From a single Actinomycetes bacterium genomic region:
- a CDS encoding PfkB family carbohydrate kinase encodes MTRGGLGAVIGLTVTAELTSVDAPVATVVDTVGAGDSFMAGLLSGLLEAGLLGGVRSRERLRLASLRDVRPAVDRALACAAIPVSCPGPDPPHLAEITAS; translated from the coding sequence GTGACCCGCGGCGGCCTAGGCGCAGTGATCGGGCTGACGGTCACCGCTGAGCTCACCAGCGTCGACGCGCCGGTCGCCACGGTCGTGGACACGGTCGGGGCCGGGGACTCCTTCATGGCAGGCCTGCTGTCCGGCCTTCTGGAGGCCGGGCTGCTTGGCGGCGTCCGGTCACGTGAGCGACTGCGCTTGGCCTCGCTGCGCGATGTCCGACCCGCGGTGGACCGCGCGCTTGCCTGCGCGGCGATCCCGGTCTCATGTCCGGGCCCCGACCCGCCGCACCTGGCCGAGATCACAGCCTCCTGA
- the ugpC gene encoding sn-glycerol-3-phosphate ABC transporter ATP-binding protein UgpC: MAKIELKNIVKKYGDGFPAVNDVSLDIADGEFMILVGPSGCGKSTLLRMVVGLEDITSGDVLIDGKRVNDLAPRDRHLSMVFQNYALYPHLTVFENIAFPLRLAKGEHSEEEIREKVNTASAMLELDEHLERKPANLSGGQRQRVAMGRAIVRAADGFLFDEPLSNLDAKLRGQMRTEIARMQRRLGTTTIYVTHDQTEAMTLGDRVAVLKKGLLQQCASPRELYEQPVNLFVAGFIGSPPMNFLPAKVEGSTLKLPFCDVTVTGDLAEKVKGKDILIVGVRPEYFKDESLDGSKGVDFTATVDVTEWLGNEQYAYIPFEADPAVKAKLDDLDRELDGEGIRTQMVVNLDARSRIKEGEEARLTFDPAFMHVFDPESGDCLTRDDAKAAAIAEESEVDRKSALERAKVREAAKSS; encoded by the coding sequence TCAAGAACATCGTCAAGAAGTATGGCGACGGGTTCCCTGCGGTCAACGACGTCTCCCTCGACATCGCCGACGGCGAGTTCATGATCCTGGTGGGCCCATCGGGGTGCGGCAAGTCCACCCTGCTCCGAATGGTGGTCGGTCTGGAGGACATTACCTCCGGCGACGTGCTGATCGACGGCAAGCGGGTCAACGACCTCGCGCCCAGGGACCGTCACCTGTCCATGGTCTTCCAGAACTACGCGCTGTATCCGCACCTGACCGTGTTCGAGAACATCGCCTTCCCGCTGCGGCTGGCCAAGGGGGAGCACTCCGAGGAGGAGATCCGCGAGAAGGTCAACACCGCCTCGGCCATGCTCGAGCTGGACGAGCACCTAGAGAGGAAGCCCGCCAATCTCTCCGGCGGTCAGCGTCAGCGGGTGGCGATGGGGCGGGCGATCGTCCGCGCGGCCGACGGGTTCCTGTTCGACGAGCCGCTGTCCAACCTGGACGCCAAGCTGCGCGGACAGATGCGCACCGAGATCGCCCGGATGCAACGGCGACTTGGCACCACCACCATCTACGTGACCCACGACCAGACTGAGGCCATGACCCTCGGTGACCGCGTGGCGGTGCTGAAAAAGGGCCTCCTCCAACAGTGCGCCTCCCCGCGAGAGCTGTACGAACAGCCGGTCAACCTCTTCGTCGCCGGGTTCATCGGCTCGCCGCCGATGAACTTCCTTCCGGCCAAGGTCGAGGGCTCGACGCTGAAGCTCCCCTTCTGCGACGTCACGGTCACCGGCGACCTCGCCGAGAAGGTCAAGGGCAAGGACATCCTCATCGTCGGCGTTCGCCCGGAGTACTTCAAGGACGAGTCACTGGATGGCAGCAAGGGCGTCGACTTCACGGCAACGGTTGATGTCACCGAGTGGCTCGGCAACGAGCAGTACGCCTACATCCCGTTCGAGGCCGACCCGGCGGTCAAGGCAAAGCTAGACGATCTCGACCGTGAGCTGGACGGGGAGGGCATCCGCACCCAGATGGTCGTCAACCTCGATGCGCGGTCGCGGATCAAGGAGGGGGAGGAAGCCCGACTCACCTTCGATCCGGCCTTCATGCACGTCTTCGACCCGGAGTCCGGCGACTGTCTGACCCGCGACGACGCCAAGGCCGCAGCCATCGCCGAAGAGAGTGAGGTCGACCGCAAGAGCGCCCTGGAGCGGGCGAAGGTCAGGGAAGCGGCCAAGAGCAGCTGA